In Vicia villosa cultivar HV-30 ecotype Madison, WI linkage group LG7, Vvil1.0, whole genome shotgun sequence, the DNA window AATGTCTTTTGTTCAACTAGATTTATTCTTCTACCGTAAATTTCGTTAGGTTGTTATGGTTCTATTGCTTATGAGTTTGTCAATTTTCACAGACAAGAATTGTAATttctttaagtgattaaataacAAAGAATGGAGATGTATTTATATTGTCAACCGATGAATAGCCATATAATCATTGGATACCATCACGAAAGTGAGGGAAGATTCCATTGCTTTCTCCTCATGTTAATCTCATTTTGATAATCCTGTTTTCATCAAACTTCATGATCAAGAAATGAGAGAGGTGGAAAAGAAGCTTATACTCCTTCAAGTGTGGTGGCATAATCCATGATTGCGGGCAATTGTTCAACCAATTTTCTTTAGCCTCTTCAGCAGATTATGAAGATTTTAAACAAATATTATCACTGAAAAGGCCAATTGCAAAAGATGAATTTAAAGATGCAAATGACAGCAATGAGGGACCCAAGGTGATAACTATTACATGCCGGTTTTTAATATGATATCAAAGTCAGATTTTTCATTAGATTCAGCTATCAATGCTAaccctattttttaattttatttgtcattTGGACACCGGGCACGAACCATAACCACAAGATTAAGAGTCTTGCCATTTTGTATCGTTTGAGAACATCAACAACGCGTGAGTACCACTTTGAGAGGTTATCTAGAACTTTGTAGCTACTGACTTATTCAGCTATTTTTGCGGCGTTTCATGCTTTTTGGCCATTCTCTGGTCACTATAACCAACCACTTCAGTTGTGTTTTATCATGGTTGCTGCAAATTTGTCTTCCGATGTCATTCAACGGTAATTTTGGTCAGTAGCTTGATGAATGTACGACATTAGCTCATTAAACTAAATCCTTACCACTTGTTAACATATGTTACATATCAGTTATACTAAGTTACAagaatgttaaaaaaaaacaagaccAAATGAAACATAACCTCTTATGCTTTTTAATGTTGGGACTTCGAAAAAAGTATGTTCAGAACAATATTTTATATTGAGTTCTGAGTATTAGCTCAATGATTTAGGGAACATACTTTTCACTTTACATACTTGGTATCATATAAATCAACATATGCTTGAGATAGCCGAATAACTTAACATTTGATACGCAGACCTGGAAAAAAGGTTGAAACACATCAATGAGAAAAGCAGCAATTGTTGAAGGGGACTTCTATGTTCAAGTTCTTTTTCAGCTTTTATATACATCTGCTGGTCTGTTCAATAATTTCACACATATAAAGCCAAGGAGAAAAGCAGAATTCTCCACATTGGAGTCTTCGGTTACAGATTACAAATATATATCGTGGAAGACACTTATCGTCATGATTAACAAAGCCAGCAAAATTCTGGCTTAAGCTAAGCCAGCCGCGGCAAAACCAAATAGAACAACTACCTAAAATATTTCTGGCATAGCCAAAACATGAAAATGTGACATAACCATATCATTTAACTGACATACTAATGCATAGATAATAACACAAATCCATCGGCAGTGTCACAGACGAGAAAAGGTACCCGATCAAAGTGCCATCTCAGCCTGCAAAGCTGCCAATTCGTCTTCCTCGGGAGTTGGCTTTGCAGGAACAGGGCGTGTAGGTTGCCGTCCAGCTGGGACATACGATGTGGCAGCAGGAGCTGTAGTTGCTGGCTGAAGAAGCTGTTCTTCCAACTCAGCACTCTCCAATTCTTCAAGTTCTGCTTCTAGTTCATCCTGAAAAGGACAATAAATTCAGAACGCCTCATTTTATAATTACAACCCTGGTTCAAAAGCAAACACATGGAGAAAACGCAAACAAAGAACACGCGAGAATTGATCACGGACATGCATTGGCACTCTAAAACACTATAAACAATCAAAAGGTACAAATATCATGTTTGCAACCGAAataacaaataagtaaatatttgagAGAATTACCTCATCAAAATCAGCTGCTGCACCAATTGGAGTAGACAATGCTTCTTGAATCTGCTTCATGTTCTCAGTCTGTTCATTTATCTCATCCATGGTTTTGTCGACATCGTCAATATTCCTGAAAAAAAACAGAATTAAACTTAGGTCATGTTTGGATGAACAGCATAATTAAGCATTTATAGCATAGGTGTTTATCATATAAGTACTTATGTGAAAACTATTTTTGtattaaagataaaataaagtcaaaTTGTTTACATATAAACTATAAGCTAAAGCTATTCATAATTTCATAAGCTATACTGAAGAGCTTATGGATGTAGATGAGAAACGGCTATAAACATGTCATAAGGTGTTTTCACAACTTCTTAAAAACAGTTTCACGAATGTTTATGCTAGTAGATAAGTTCAAATAAACAAATCAAAAGAGGACGATAGTAATGTCATAAATCATAATCAACGGCTCACTAaagatttagaataatataataGCAGTATGTACGTTGCTTTCTGCATAGCCTTCATAGCAGCAGCTCCTGTTCTTAACGCATCCACTGTTTCCGTGGTGGCTTTAGCACCTTCTAACATTATCATCTATATCACAAATCACCACCATAAGATGCAAAAGAAGATTAATAATATAAACCATTGTCTGAACTAATACTAAATACAATTGCATTTGCACCTGGTCGTGAATACGCAGCTGGAAATTTCCAAGCTGCTCAATTTGCTGTTCATATAACCTCTTCCTCTTCAAACATTGAATTGCAGCTGTATAAAACAAAAACTCAGTcacatgtaattaaaaaaaaaaaaaaaagggaaagtgGGATTACAGAAAACTCTAAAGAACAAGTACAAAAATTCAGTTTAAGATCCTACCCTTTTTGTTCTTTCCTTTAGTGAATTCTTTGGCTTTTTCAACTTCTGCTCTGGCCTTTTTAAGGAGtacattttcctttttttctagCATTTCAAGTGTCTGTATAATTTCAAAGGACAACAAATTCAAATTGTTAAATCCACTCTCTCAATCTCAAACTGTAAATTAACGCTCAAAACGAATGGATAACAAAAACCATTGCATACATCTATTGCCACTTGATATATGCACTAATGTACTATGTACATATATGATACAAGTTTCAAAATAGAAAACAGACATATTCAACAATAGAACTCAGATAAAGATTCAAATGATATATGACTATGAGAAGAATTACAAGAATATTCTTTGCCAATGGTGCACTCGTAAATAGAAAAATATGGAAGAAACAACTTATGACAAGCCCATAATATGCTTTCGGCTTATTCTCATACATTCTCTAGAATAGAATAGCTTATGAAAACATCCTTAGGTTATATGAAATCAATTTAAACTATATTACTTTTTTTCATAtaaatagcttataaataagcatTTATATCATAAGCGCTTAATTAAGCTATTTATCCAAACATTACCTTAAACAGAATATAGGACAAACAATGTATTTacttattactccctccgtctcataataagtgtctcatttgcactttttctttgtctcaaaataaatgtctctttagaataccaatacaacatttattatttttttccactactatacccctatatattaactttcacgtttttcaactactccactacctataataaataagggtactttagtaaaatatactaattttttcattaaaaccaacacatctaattattttcttaagaaccgcgcaaagctcaaataagacacttattatgagacggagagaGTATGTAGTATTCAGCACTCACAGTCCAAGCTCATAGGTGAAGTTTATAGGAACTAGAGTCGGCGTGAAGTTATTTAGCATTAATCATGCATCAAGATCACAActaaccaacaacaacaacaaccgtgCTTTATCCCACTAAAtggggtcggctacatggatTAACTTTCACCATAATATTCTATTAGAACAATATTTTCatccaaatcgttaatctcaAGATCTTTTTTAATAGCTTCTCTAGTTGTTTAACTTctctccatctgatctactctccttaccaAAGAATCTACATGTCTACATGCACAAACCACCCAAGTCTGATATCACAATTAAACGTCTAATTGAATTGACTACAAACCCTTTCCATACCGTTTGTGAGAGGTTAtagaaacaacttatgacatgcATATAAACATGCTTATAAGTTGTTTTCAACATATTTCCATAAATCCTCTAAAgtagtttatgaaaacagttcAGAATTTTTATCAACTTATCTTCATAAACTCTCCACAATAGCTTACTAAAACAGTTTATAAGTTTACATGAAACTAATTTAAACACTTCTATAATAAAGGATTATGCGTTAAGTGCTTAATTATTCAATTAAGTTATTTCCCCAAATAAAACTAATTGCAACATAGAAAAGTATAATGAAATTGATACTAATGAAAATAAAAGAACGAATTAGAATTAGAAATCGAATCAGTACCTCGTTTAACTTATCCAAAGTGGCAAGAGCATTGTTGCTGATTTCCTGTTTAGGTTTACCAAAAACTCTGCTAAACATGATTATCTGCGATCGATTGAATCAGAAACAATTGGTGAAAATCGAATCGGTTAGAATCGTAAAAGGAACGAAAGATTGAAAGTTGGGATCTGGGTAGGTTGTGGAAAAAGCGATGATGGGTTATGAGTGTTGTTTTGGTATCATCATCGCTAGATTGATTCGAAGATCGAAGGAACTTGCAACTGCGGTCTTTATTTCCACGTGGCacgcattattttatttttggaagaTGAGAATgagaaaaatcaaaacaaatggtCAATGTAACTttgtaatattaataataaataaatataaaaataataattaataattaatgaatagatagtaagataattaatttttaaatacaattaaaaaatatttaattaattactcttgtcatatttattaaaaaaacattttttaattcatttaataaataatgtatttgagtatatatatagatataataatttaaaaattttaaaaaatagtttgttttttataaataagattagagaatatttgatttaaaattaaaaatattcaagTTAAGTACTAAAAAATTAATTACTAATATTAGAAGCTTAATGGAGAAAAAATTGAAGGGtctacatttatttattttaaatacttaTAAATTAAGACTAATAAAGCATAGAACTATTGTATTAAAATGGCATTTAGCAATTAGTACTTGTGAACCAACATAACTATTAAAATACatgatatacatatacatataatcCCCTCCAAGCtaaaaaatatagttatttgaaattttctgataagacaaaaaggTTAGAGAAAGATTGGGGATTAAATATTTTAGTTAAGAAATTTTGAAGTTGTGTTGAATTAGGAatggaaaaaaattgaaaaaaattgactTTGAGTTTCTCTCTAACAATATGGCAATCAATCTCCACATATTTTATTTGTGCATGAAAGGTATTATTAGTAACTATCAAAATGAATCTTTAATATAATCAAACATCTTCTAAACCTCCAGCGACTCACACTCGTGTGAGGTGTTTTTTTCATCACAAAAGTGCAAACATAAATAAACGGTTTGATGATCTTACCATGTGAGTCATGACTAGTTTTGTAACGAGGAGGGCAATCTCATCGAGCAATTCCAATGCATTTTTTCTTTGACAAATGGTAATGCTCATGGTTGATCTAGCAACTTTTATGCAAAGAAAAATCTTAAGTTCCTTAATCATGAAAGCACTTTTAAGTTGGCTTTTGATGAAATCAAACTCATCAAGATCATTGTCTAATAAGATTAAGTCATCCACATAGATGAAGAGCACTATAattttgttagaaaattaattgaTGAACAATGAGTGATCAGAGTTGGATTGCTTGTAGTGTAAGGATATTCGTAATGTggaaattttaaaaatcattggAGGCTAGCTTGCTTAAGGCCATATCCAAACTTTTTAGTCATGCATACCTGACCATGATAAAAAGAGTGAAATTCATGTGGCAATTGCATGCAGATTTCTTCATCATGATCACCATGGAGGAACACATTATTGACATCAAACTATAATTTATGTCAATTCAGTGAAGATTTTATGGCTAATAAAAgtcttattattttcatttttgccACGAGAAAAAAGGTGTCTATATAATTgat includes these proteins:
- the LOC131620320 gene encoding vacuolar protein sorting-associated protein 32 homolog 2-like, giving the protein MFSRVFGKPKQEISNNALATLDKLNETLEMLEKKENVLLKKARAEVEKAKEFTKGKNKKAAIQCLKRKRLYEQQIEQLGNFQLRIHDQMIMLEGAKATTETVDALRTGAAAMKAMQKATNIDDVDKTMDEINEQTENMKQIQEALSTPIGAAADFDEDELEAELEELESAELEEQLLQPATTAPAATSYVPAGRQPTRPVPAKPTPEEDELAALQAEMAL